The Nymphaea colorata isolate Beijing-Zhang1983 unplaced genomic scaffold, ASM883128v2 scaffold0060, whole genome shotgun sequence genomic sequence AATCTGATAAGGTACCACATGAATATTCTACGATAGTAGGTATTGAAGAATCAGTCCAtgaaattttaatgaatttgaaaaaaattgtatttagaaGTGATCTGTACGGAACTCTCGACGCATCTATCTATGTCAGGGGCCCTAGACACGTAACTGCTCAAGATATCATCTCACCACCTTCTGTAGAAATAGTTGATACTACACAGCATATAGCTGTCCTAACGGAACCGGTTGATTTGTGcattgaattaaaaattgagaGGGGTCGTGGATATTGTACGAGAACCCCAAATAACTATCAAGACGGAAGCTATCCTATAGATGCTGTATCCATGCCTGTTCGAAATGCGAATCATAGTATTCATTCTTATGGGAATGGGAATGAGAAACAAGAgatactttttcttgaaatatggACGAATGGAAGTTTAACTCCTAAGGAAGCGCTTTATGAAGCTTCTCGTAATTTGATCgatttatttattccttttttacaTGCGGAGGAACAGGACATAAATAGAAATATGGAGGACAATCAAAAAAGGGCTAGTGTGCCCTTTTTTACCTTTGATGATGGATTGGAtaatatgaaaagagaaatcatattgAAACGTATTTTTATTGATCAATTAGAATTGCCTCCTAGGACTTATAACTGTCTCAAAAGGTCTAATATACATACATTGCTGGACCTTTTGagtaaaagtcaagaagatCTTATGAGAATTGAGCATTTTCGCGTAGAAGACGTAAAACAAATATTCGACATTCTACAGAAGGGTTTCACAATCGACTTGCTTAAAAATTCAACTCAGTTTGAATCccgttgaaatttttttttcatttcgaaTGAAAGcacgaaatgaaaaaattataaatgaaagactatttattaactagaaaataatgaaataaaatttctattattttcttatctttatcttatttcttattttttataactaAACTAACTATAAAATTATACTATAATTATTCTTcctatatattacaaattattattcaattcgaattgaataataatttgtaatatataatcaatatacacactaaaatatacacactaacgaaaaaagaagaaacaaaaacaaagtctgTTTTGAATCTTCAGCATAGTCTGTATTCGTGGATTCTTCAGAATAGATCTATaatcaaatgaaagagatgTATCTAGGAGGATAAACTTTGAAGTATGCCTAACTAGATACATACGTAATATCCCGCCTTACCTTAGTATTTCAAGatctattttaatttgaaaaagaccTAAAGTTAGAGACTTATCAATAGGTAATGTTGCTCCAATACCTAACCAAAGGGCTACTGCCGTACCAATCAAAAAGACTGTTGTAGCTACTGGGCGACGGAATGGATTTTGGAATTTATTAACATTTTCCAAAAAGGGTACTGTCAATAATCCCGCTGGTACCGAAACCATTAAAAGAACACCCAATAACTTATTGGGTACTGTACGGAGTATTTGAAATACGGGAAAGAAGTACCATTCGGGTAATATTTCCAAAGGAGTTGCAAATGGATCTGCCGGTTCACCAATCATTGATGGCTCTAGAACCGCTAGACCTACGTTACATGCAATAGTACCTAGAATTACTAcgggaaaaatatataaaagatcattAGGCCATGCCGGTTCCCCATAATAATTATGTCCCATCCCCTTAGCCAATTTTGCTCTTAATACAGGATCATTCAAGTCGGGTTTCTTTGTTATTGGGATAGGTGAATTCTTATGGATCCATCCCCCGAAAGAGACCGACATGATGATTTTTCATCATCCAGCTCGAGCAATAATCAAAGGAATGAATGGATTCATATAAAATCCCATATGCCATCCAGGAAACTATGTTCGTACAAATAAATGCTCAATACCCAAGTAGGTTACATCGATCATGATCAAATGCTTTTTGGATGTCTCATACCTTGTAATTGATGCCAATATTGTTTTTTAGAGTTTCTACGTACAAAGGATTTACTTGTTACTATAAGTCTAGCCTCGATTTCCTTAGATCTCCGTTTTCACTCCATATATTCAGATCGGGTCGATGCAGGGATGAATGCATTCCCTAACTATAAGTTAAATAATGGAGTGGAATAGATAGAAATATCTGATCATTGCCACATCACTTTTCTACTAGATCTTACGAACCTATATCATGACATGAATATTCGGGTTGATCATAGAAAAGATTCTCCTCAAAGGAACCAGCCTATCCTCTTGCTCCGCAGGGGGGGCGGCGGTTGGCAAGAGACATTTGTTATGATTCAATGTGGCAGTAATATTTGCTGGACATCTAGTTCAGTCCACACTCCCATAATCATCCTCTCTCGAAATCCACTTCAACTGTTCGTATCATAAAAATACTTCGTGGTTGAAGGGAAATATCCAATAATGTCTTATTCTTTTCAATCCATATTTAGCTGAAAtacatacttttttttgttcctacccAACATTATTATTGATCTATTACATACCTATGCTCTGTCTTCTCTATAAAGGACCTGAATACCTTGCTTACGTATCATTGAAAGTGCATTAACATAATACGGCGGTAAGAAGAGGTATACAAGTGTGTAACTATAGCGGGTCAAGTGGATTGACCCACGCTAGCATTCCGCGTATAACTCTACCAAGGGGATCCATATAGGGTGCTCAGGTACACAGTTACATTTGATGCCCATACCAATTTGGTCCAAGGTAAGATAACCGTTACCCCAAAGGATGCAGTACACAGCCAACTACACCCGTACCCAAGTCAATTCACGTGGTTTCTTAAACCACCTGTGAGATAAACACGAAATACGTGCAGGATCA encodes the following:
- the LOC126409306 gene encoding DNA-directed RNA polymerase subunit alpha-like, which encodes MVREEVPVSTRTLQWKCVESRADSKRLYYGRFVLSPLMKGQADTIGIAMRRALLGELEGTCITRAKSDKVPHEYSTIVGIEESVHEILMNLKKIVFRSDLYGTLDASIYVRGPRHVTAQDIISPPSVEIVDTTQHIAVLTEPVDLCIELKIERGRGYCTRTPNNYQDGSYPIDAVSMPVRNANHSIHSYGNGNEKQEILFLEIWTNGSLTPKEALYEASRNLIDLFIPFLHAEEQDINRNMEDNQKRASVPFFTFDDGLDNMKREIILKRIFIDQLELPPRTYNCLKRSNIHTLLDLLSKSQEDLMRIEHFRVEDVKQIFDILQKGFTIDLLKNSTQFESR